One Baekduia alba genomic window, TCGCCGAAGCCGCGGGCGCCGTGGCGCTCGATGACCTCGAAGAAGACCGTCGGCCGGTCGCCGACCGGCTTGGTGAAGATCTGCAGGAGGTAGCCCTCGTCGTCGCGGTCGACCAGGATGCCCTGCTTGCGCAGGTCGTCGAGCTGCGGGGCGACCTCGGGGACGCGGTCCGGGACCTCGTCGTAGTAGGCCTTGGGGATGTCGAGGAACTCGACGCCGCGCCGGCGCAGCTCGATCACGGTCGCGACGATGTCGCGCGTGGCGACCGCGAGGTGCTGGGCGCCCGGGCCCTCGTAGAACTCCAGGTACTCCTCGATCTGGGACTTGCGCTTGCCCTCGGCCGGCTCGTTGATCGGGAACTTCACGACGCCCTTGCCGTCGGCGACGACCTTCGACATCAAGGCGGAGTACTCGGTCGAGATGTCGTTGTCGGTGAAGTGGATCATCTCCTTCATGTTGAAGACGTCCTCGTAGAACTTCACCCACGGGTCCATGTGCTCGACGTTGCCCACGATGTGGTCGAGCGCGAGCAGCATGGGGTGGGCGGGATCGTCGTCTGGCGAGCCGTCGTCGCGGGCCTCGTAGCCCGGGAGGAAGGCGCCCTTGTAGTGCGAGCGGTCGACGAACGTGTGCAGCGTCTCGCCGTAGGTCTCGATCGTCGCGAGGCGGGCCGTGCCGTGCTCGTCGGTCGCGTCGTGGGGCTCGGCGACGCCGGTGGCGCCGCGCGTCGTCGCCTCGCGGTAGGCGTGGTCGACGTCGGGGACCGAGAGCGCGATCACCTTCACGCCGTCGCCGTGGCGGCGCTGGTGCTCGGCGATGGGCGAGTCGGAGTGCAGCGCGCCGGTGAGCACGAGCCGGATGCGGCCCTGCTGGACGACGTAGGACGCGCGGTCGCGCACGCCGGTCTCCAGCCCGCTGTAGGCCACGAGCCTGAAGCCATAGGCGCGCGTGTAGAAGT contains:
- the hppD gene encoding 4-hydroxyphenylpyruvate dioxygenase, whose translation is MSTVETTPAHKSLQDYMPLNGVDHVELFVGNAKQAAYFYTRAYGFRLVAYSGLETGVRDRASYVVQQGRIRLVLTGALHSDSPIAEHQRRHGDGVKVIALSVPDVDHAYREATTRGATGVAEPHDATDEHGTARLATIETYGETLHTFVDRSHYKGAFLPGYEARDDGSPDDDPAHPMLLALDHIVGNVEHMDPWVKFYEDVFNMKEMIHFTDNDISTEYSALMSKVVADGKGVVKFPINEPAEGKRKSQIEEYLEFYEGPGAQHLAVATRDIVATVIELRRRGVEFLDIPKAYYDEVPDRVPEVAPQLDDLRKQGILVDRDDEGYLLQIFTKPVGDRPTVFFEVIERHGARGFGDGNFKALFEALEREQDRRGNL